GGGCGAGGAGCTTCCACTCGGCGTGGGCGCGCTCCAGGTCGGAGGGGGCGAGCAGACCGGGGTGGGCGTCGAGGTACGCGAGGCAGGCGGGCACCGTGCCCGAGAAGGGCGCCAGGAAGGCCAGGTCGCCGGGGTAGGGGGCGAGGGCCGCGTGCAGCTCGGCGCTGAGGGCGATGTCGCTCGGAGCATAGGGCGAATGATCGGGAGCGACGTCAGCCAGCTGCCAGAAGGTCATGGAGAAGCCGTCGCGGCGCACGGGGGCGCGTGGCACCTGGGAGGAAGGCGGGACGACCGGGACTCCGCGTGCGTCCAGCCAGGCGACGACCTCGAGCTCGCGGCGCTGCCGCACTTCCTGCGCGGTGGGGGAGATGCCGGGAGGCTGCACCACGGGCACGCGGGCCACCACGGGAGCGGGGGCGAGGTGGACGACGACGGAGAACACGTCATGCAGCACGCGCGGCTCGCGGACGTCGAGGCCCAGCTCACGGGCGGTATTGA
The DNA window shown above is from Hyalangium gracile and carries:
- a CDS encoding aminoglycoside phosphotransferase family protein, which translates into the protein MSTPPLLGPDALAARTRAATSAAVNTARELGLDVREPRVLHDVFSVVVHLAPAPVVARVPVVQPPGISPTAQEVRQRRELEVVAWLDARGVPVVPPSSQVPRAPVRRDGFSMTFWQLADVAPDHSPYAPSDIALSAELHAALAPYPGDLAFLAPFSGTVPACLAYLDAHPGLLAPSDLERAHAEWKLLAPVLESREAFSARFPTATIQPIQGDAPSHNVIRTVTGIRFSDFEDVTLGPVEWDLAMIGPEATAAYDAAAKRLGRPTLHPEVQRVMDAARTLQFVACSALVPQLPLLADGLAPALEKWRTAPLAGGLL